The proteins below come from a single Staphylococcus sp. MI 10-1553 genomic window:
- a CDS encoding MurR/RpiR family transcriptional regulator produces the protein MKIENRIQQNQHLFTKVDQQIAQFILSIDDYTNLGAINHLADAIGVSPSSITRFAHKLNYDSFQSFRFAIQHELQTEPIHNSPSIQILHQHYRSMMDHTGEFLVEDDLMYLVNTIQHSDKIIFIGIGSSGLSAQELYFRTSRMGFNTLAITDAHLMTVIGHMCHGNTTIVAFTNSGATKEIMDSLSHGRENGATVIAISHFRTPALEQHCHRIIMTADRNQTHDAYFINSQLANHFIIDLLSYHLLQDEERLAHFTSSYEQLLAKRAPTTYSTHDFHRLQD, from the coding sequence AACAAATCGCTCAATTTATTTTATCGATTGATGATTATACGAACTTAGGTGCAATTAATCACTTAGCTGATGCGATTGGTGTGTCACCTTCTAGTATTACACGCTTTGCACATAAATTAAATTATGACAGCTTCCAATCGTTTCGTTTCGCAATACAACACGAACTGCAAACTGAACCGATTCACAATAGTCCTTCCATTCAAATTTTGCATCAACATTATCGCTCAATGATGGATCACACTGGAGAATTTCTCGTTGAAGATGACTTGATGTACCTCGTCAATACGATTCAACATAGTGACAAAATCATTTTTATCGGTATCGGGAGTTCTGGATTAAGTGCGCAAGAATTGTACTTTCGCACTTCTCGAATGGGCTTCAACACCCTTGCCATTACTGATGCGCATTTAATGACAGTCATCGGGCATATGTGTCATGGCAATACAACGATTGTCGCTTTTACGAATAGTGGTGCGACGAAGGAAATTATGGATAGTTTGAGTCACGGTCGTGAAAACGGGGCGACCGTTATAGCCATTTCTCATTTTCGGACACCTGCACTGGAACAACATTGCCATCGCATCATTATGACCGCCGATCGCAATCAAACGCATGATGCTTACTTTATTAACTCTCAACTCGCCAATCACTTTATTATTGATTTATTGAGCTACCATTTACTACAAGATGAAGAACGGTTAGCCCATTTCACGTCGAGTTATGAACAACTGTTAGCTAAAAGAGCGCCTACAACTTATTCGACGCATGATTTTCACCGTCTACAAGATTAA
- the folE2 gene encoding GTP cyclohydrolase FolE2 gives MIEFDLSTREGRWKHFGSVDPIKGTKPTTKDEMADLQSTHKNFLFEIEEVGIKNLVYPVWIDQYQTAGNFSFSTSLNKDEKGINMSRILESVEAEYDNGIRLEFDTLTQLLNQLKSRMKQHSAGVDVSGKWFFNRYSPVTQMKAVGNADVTYGLALENDTVSRKEITIEAAVTTLCPCSKEISEYSAHNQRGIITVKTYLDKTATLPEDYKEVILDAMEANASSMLYPILKRPDEKRVTERAYENPRFVEDLIRLIAADLVEVSWLEGFDIECRNEESIHQHDAFAKLKYRK, from the coding sequence ATGATTGAATTCGATTTATCGACACGTGAAGGTCGTTGGAAACATTTTGGTTCAGTAGATCCTATTAAAGGAACAAAACCAACAACAAAAGATGAAATGGCCGACCTTCAAAGTACACACAAGAATTTTTTGTTTGAAATAGAAGAAGTAGGAATTAAGAATCTCGTGTACCCCGTATGGATTGATCAATACCAAACCGCGGGAAACTTTAGCTTTTCAACAAGCCTGAATAAAGACGAAAAAGGCATTAATATGAGCCGTATTTTAGAATCTGTAGAAGCAGAATATGATAATGGTATTCGTCTTGAGTTTGACACATTAACCCAATTATTAAACCAATTGAAAAGTCGCATGAAACAACACAGTGCCGGGGTGGATGTCAGTGGTAAGTGGTTCTTTAATCGCTATAGCCCTGTTACACAAATGAAAGCTGTGGGCAATGCAGACGTCACTTATGGTTTAGCGCTAGAAAATGATACAGTGTCTCGTAAAGAAATCACAATTGAAGCAGCTGTCACAACGTTATGTCCTTGTTCAAAGGAAATCAGTGAGTATTCGGCGCATAACCAACGTGGCATCATTACAGTGAAAACGTATCTCGATAAAACGGCAACACTTCCAGAAGATTATAAGGAAGTTATTTTAGATGCGATGGAAGCCAATGCAAGCTCAATGTTGTATCCGATTTTAAAACGGCCGGACGAAAAGCGCGTGACAGAACGTGCTTATGAAAATCCGCGTTTTGTGGAAGATTTAATTCGTTTAATTGCGGCTGATTTAGTCGAAGTCTCTTGGTTAGAAGGCTTTGATATTGAATGTCGTAACGAAGAATCGATTCACCAACATGATGCATTTGCCAAATTGAAATATCGAAAATAA
- a CDS encoding YojF family protein, whose protein sequence is MQPITEETVQALLDEYANQPVYLHVETTNGAYANHFNQRVFNAGTFLRNIQVTYQHAQLKGGHKDPYRVGLKLGEHSWMYVQGLTHYEVTEDGMFLLAGFNYEGQLAAALEMSHKPFKA, encoded by the coding sequence TTGCAACCGATTACAGAAGAAACCGTACAAGCACTACTCGACGAATACGCAAATCAACCTGTCTATCTGCACGTTGAAACGACAAATGGCGCTTATGCCAACCACTTTAATCAACGTGTGTTCAATGCAGGTACTTTTTTAAGAAATATCCAAGTCACTTACCAACATGCACAACTGAAAGGGGGACATAAAGACCCTTACCGTGTAGGACTGAAACTTGGCGAACATAGCTGGATGTACGTTCAAGGTTTAACACATTATGAAGTGACTGAAGATGGGATGTTTTTACTGGCAGGATTCAATTATGAAGGACAACTTGCGGCAGCACTCGAAATGAGCCACAAGCCTTTTAAAGCATAG
- the bshB2 gene encoding bacillithiol biosynthesis deacetylase BshB2 — protein sequence MTTESHILVIFPHPDDETFSSAGTLARYIDEGVSVTYACLTLGQMGRNLGNPPFATRESLPDIRERELDDAMKAIGITDLRKMGLRDKTVEFEPVEEMDAMVQSLIDETQPSTIISFYPGYAVHPDHEATAEAVVRTVGRMDVAHRPRLQLVAFSNDAVEQLGEPDIVNDISAYQDRKYAAFEAHRSQTGPFLEQLANPQGDVSGAPKDAANFLTTETFWTYSFK from the coding sequence ATGACAACTGAAAGCCATATTCTTGTCATCTTCCCACATCCGGACGATGAGACATTTTCTTCTGCAGGTACCCTTGCACGTTATATTGATGAAGGTGTGTCAGTGACATATGCATGTCTTACACTCGGTCAAATGGGACGCAATCTCGGCAATCCACCTTTCGCTACACGTGAATCACTGCCAGACATTCGCGAACGTGAACTCGACGACGCCATGAAAGCAATCGGTATTACAGATTTACGTAAAATGGGCTTGCGTGATAAAACTGTGGAATTTGAACCCGTGGAAGAAATGGATGCGATGGTGCAATCACTCATCGATGAAACACAACCTTCCACGATTATTTCATTTTATCCCGGTTATGCCGTCCATCCTGATCATGAAGCAACAGCAGAAGCGGTCGTGAGAACTGTTGGTCGTATGGATGTTGCGCATCGTCCAAGACTTCAATTAGTCGCATTTAGTAATGACGCCGTTGAACAATTGGGCGAACCTGATATCGTCAATGACATTTCAGCTTATCAAGACCGTAAATATGCCGCATTTGAAGCACATCGTTCTCAAACAGGGCCTTTCCTTGAGCAACTTGCCAATCCGCAGGGTGACGTTTCCGGTGCGCCTAAAGATGCCGCAAACTTTTTAACAACCGAAACATTTTGGACTTATTCATTTAAATAA